A window of the Candidatus Neomarinimicrobiota bacterium genome harbors these coding sequences:
- a CDS encoding PorV/PorQ family protein gives MKRLITTLLLGGISLGIMTSGLYAGSKQRVGTSAASQLLIPVGARDLAMGGSTVALSSGIEALYWNPAGIARSGNNADLMVSRMDYFADIGVNYVAVSGNFSGFGSLAFSVKSLSFGDIPITTEDAPDGTGGSFSPTFFTTGLTFARQLTDRVFVGVTLNLISEEFSRVQASGTALTVGVQYSSFVNVPGLTVGVVIKDVGTQMQYGGPGLLRTGSFSDADRGPAFSSIQAASFDLPSTMELGMSYTVPMPGNSLVNLTGMFQNNNYSSDEYRVGGEYVFGDFAFVRGGYTLAADDDEEAYLFGPTFGGGVKLDVTGLDMAVDYGFRASEILAANHVFALKIGF, from the coding sequence ATGAAAAGATTGATCACTACCCTTCTATTGGGGGGAATATCTCTTGGCATAATGACTTCCGGCCTATATGCTGGTAGCAAGCAGCGGGTTGGAACATCCGCTGCCTCTCAGCTTCTGATCCCGGTAGGAGCCAGGGATCTGGCCATGGGGGGATCCACGGTGGCGCTCAGTTCCGGCATCGAGGCCCTCTACTGGAATCCGGCCGGTATTGCCCGTTCGGGGAATAATGCCGACCTGATGGTTTCCCGCATGGATTACTTTGCCGATATCGGTGTCAACTATGTTGCCGTGAGCGGCAATTTTTCGGGATTTGGATCATTGGCCTTCAGTGTCAAGTCACTCTCCTTTGGCGATATTCCCATCACGACGGAGGATGCTCCCGACGGCACAGGAGGTAGTTTCTCTCCCACATTCTTCACGACGGGATTGACCTTCGCGAGGCAGCTGACTGACCGGGTTTTCGTGGGTGTTACATTGAATCTGATTTCCGAGGAGTTTTCCCGTGTCCAGGCCTCGGGCACAGCTCTCACCGTGGGTGTCCAATACAGTAGTTTTGTCAATGTGCCGGGCTTGACTGTGGGCGTTGTGATCAAGGATGTCGGAACTCAGATGCAGTATGGTGGCCCCGGTCTGTTACGAACTGGCTCTTTCAGTGATGCGGATCGAGGTCCCGCGTTCTCCAGCATCCAGGCCGCGTCTTTCGACCTCCCCTCGACCATGGAACTGGGGATGTCTTACACCGTGCCCATGCCGGGCAACAGTCTCGTAAACCTTACGGGGATGTTCCAGAATAACAATTATTCAAGCGATGAATATCGGGTTGGTGGGGAATATGTCTTTGGAGATTTCGCATTCGTGCGGGGAGGATATACCCTGGCTGCTGACGACGATGAGGAGGCATACCTCTTTGGACCCACCTTCGGCGGAGGGGTGAAGCTTGACGTCACAGGCCTCGATATGGCGGTGGACTACGGATTCCGCGCATCTGAAATTCTCGCCGCCAATCACGTGTTTGCGTTGAAGATTGGGTTCTGA